The DNA region ATTAGAAATACTGTGAATTTCATGTAACATTTAGTGATGCACAGATATGAAAATGTGGGCGGATACTGATATTGTATTGCTGTTGTgaacaataaacaatatttactgatattatgtatatatatatatatatatttccttaCCAAGAAACGTACAAACAGGAAGAACCCATAATCAAGAATCATGTTTAGCTGAGGAATGTTAGATGAATTTTCAGAAAAGTGAACTTACTATAACCCATTCCTTGgatgaaatatttgaaagccTCGGTGAGTTTAGCAGGCtgcagacacagaaaaaaacaacaataaaatcaatcagttaagcaaaatcagaaacatttcagaaggGTTTTTacgtttcctctttttttaaacaaatgcaacttttattttaacaactaGGTCGCTTTCTCATGCATTTGAAATGCAGTTTGTGACGTTTCTAAAACGTTCAGCTGCTCCTGTTACCTGAGTGAGCTGAGGGAGGCCGCCTGCGTCGGCCATCTGTGGGAGAGACAAGAGTCACAACAGAATCAAAGACGAGACGCTAAAGCAAAGACAAGCTGATGTTTCACCTTCAGGAAGGAAGTTGATGTGGGGTCCAGCTTGCTGTTGCACTCCACCTGGTGGACACAGGAAgaataacatgagaaaaaaaaatcaacgtTCTTTACAGGATTATCAAAGTTACAAGACCTTGAACTTACAGCGGCATCTTCGTACGGAGCTTGATCCCCAACTACTAACATCACTGGACACCTGACAAAGACACATTTCAAACTCAGATGGGCTGCATTTAACTGTTtaggagatttttattttttcaagacaGAAGAGGTGCAGTTACTTGAAGGTATAGTTGCGGTCCAGGTTCAGATCTCTGCGGCTGTGGCGGAGAGAAAGACGGGGTTAGTCGCGGTTGGGTTCCGGTGCGtatgctgccccctgcaggacGGTTTTACCTGTTGTACGTCTTCCAGAAGAGCTCAATGTTGGCCAGATTAGGAGCTTTGGAGATCCGCTCTCTGTGAGACTGCACCAAGTCTGTGTTTGCTGAAAGTTCCTCCTACAAAAAGgatagctttttttaaaaatagaacaCGAAAAAGATGTAAATTGAGGTGTTTTCTTCCAGAGGTTTTGCCGTACCTGACTGAAAAGGTGACATAGGATCTGCTCTGTGAGGGAGGAAGTCACAGAACTGAGCTAGAGAGGAGACAAAGAGGACACATCGATTAAGCTAATCCTCATATCCGAAACATAATCTATAACACCGTCTCATCTAATTTTATATCCTTTAACTGAATAACAGCCCTGGTCAAACTTTGTTACAATCTCAAGTTTCTGTCAGCAGGAAGACAAGAAGTCAGACGGTCAGCCGACAAACCTTGTGAGCGGCCCAGTCCATCCATCCTTTAGCGTTAGTGTCGATGTTAACCAGAACCAGGCCCTCTACTGAATCTGGGTTAGTGAGCTGCAGACAGAAATCAagtttaaagcaaataaaacttCGACTTTAGAATCGAGCAGACCGCCTGCGGTCAAGGTAGCTTCATGTTTGACTCCTTTTCTTTGTTGGTACATTCGACTTTACTCTATCCGAGATggaaaatgataataataataattcatggTTGTAATATTTACTCTGTTCTCTCAAATCAAATTTTCCCAGCCCTTCAAATACACATCTATTTTTGCTGGATGTGTATTTGAAAGACTGCTGTGTTGTTTATTCTGTCTGTAAATGAGTTTgtaccctttgaactttttcacactttctcACGTTTCAAAATTCAACTTGTTTGGCCCACAATGCAAAATGCTTTATGTGGCAAAAATTTAAATCCGTTTAAGTTTATCTTTGTGACAAGACAAATGTGTAAAGGTGGGTTCAAAGGGAATGAACATATCTGCAAAGCAATAAAGGTGCAGGaataattattgtcattttcgtttgattttctgcttagaggttttactaatatttattaaagatgAACCGATATGAAAATTTGGTCCGATAACCGATCTTAACCAACTATAGACATTGATTCTTCAGTTTAGGTGAACTCCCCACAATCCTGCGCTTCATTCCTAtgtgttaattttttgttgtgttacatgaccaaacaaatacaaaatggcTGACCCCTTCCAGAAACACATGCCCAGTCAACAACAAGGTGGAAATAAATGCCAGATGTTAATTTCGgctcatttttactttttgaaccAATATCGGTGTGCTAAAAAGCAATGGCTAATATTGAGATTAGCACTGACACATTGTACATCTCTAATATTTATAAACTATTGCGATGAACAATGTATCGGCTTCAACATCAATATCGGCtgatttttgccttttttaatatattggTATCGGCCCGATGGGTTTTACTGTTTGGACCAATACCGATATGTTAAAAAAGTGACTCACATTGGCCAATACCAATGTTATTGCCAATATATCTTTCATCCTTAATATTTATCTTACTAAGGGCTGAACAATATATATCAGCATCTGCACTAGTATTGGCCgatgtttgtcatttttaaaaatatattagtttgATCAGTTTTACTTTTCAGCCGTATACATACACATTAAACAATGACTGACGTTGGTTTATATAGATGTTGATGTTTATATATCGTGCATGCCTAATACTTACCTTACCTGGGGATGAACAATATATCTGGATCAACATTGGCATCGGctgatgtttgctgttttttaagaTGTTGGTATCGGTTTGATACGTAAAACTGAGCTGATATGAACAACCCATGATGTTGCTTTTACACAACCTTGAAACAGTaggaaatatatatttgtatttttaataaatatcagtttttcagCATAGCAGAAGATTAATATTGGATATCGATATCGGACCAAATTGTCATATCGGTGCATCTCTCTCTAAAAGTACCAGGTACACAGTCTCTACAGTATTTTCCCTAAATTtggtgcaaaaacacaattgaaAAAGTCTAAGACAGCTTAAAACTGTAACACTGCTCCCCGCTTTATTGATAGCTGCCACtcaaaaaatatctattttaagCAGAACTCCTTAATTTGCACTCTTTCAACGGGACTGCACCATGTTCTTCATCTGCCTGACTGCTAGAACAGTGTCAGATTCTGACAGCTACTTTAGATTATGCAAAGGACACAGATGGTAAAAATGACAGCTCTAACAATAGAAGCTACTCACTGTGAACTTGGAGAGGATGTACGCTCCCGCTCCCACCCCCACTCCAATGACGGTACGGAAGCTGACAGACGGAGagaattaacaaaaaaaaaagagcttaatTTAAAGACGTTTTGTGTGGGAGcacatcatatatatatatatgtgagtCAAGTCAAATATAGTATTTACTtgaaaaactgcagcacagCAGGGATCATCTCGGCGACGGTCTCCATGGAGGGGTACTGGTAGCtacaacagcaaaaagaaatggAACGAGGCCatcaggatttttgttttagccTCTGACAAAACCGCATTTAGCAACCGGATATGGGAGCGGGGAGATGTGAGAGATGGGAACATTGAGTATTTTTAGAGGGGATTACTTTGAAGCCTGCACAGAAGATTATTCACACTTTGAGAAAACGAACGGTTGTGTTAGGAAACGGAGATCAGCGTACCCCGGAGGGTAGGCAGAGGCCCCCTCCTCTTGGCCCGGAGCGTCGATGTGAATCAGGGTGAAGTTCTTGACGATCTCCTGCATCTCGTCGAATTTAAACAGAGGAGAGAAGCAGCTCTTACCTGCCGGAGAAAGAGAGCAAcgggaggatgaggaggagaaaCGAAGATGCCGAggcatagagagagagagagagctctACTCACTGTCCAGACCCACGTCATGGCAGGTCAGGATGGCGGGCCGGCGGGTGGTCCGCGTCCCGTGGAGGGTCACGCGTAGGATGCCGTGCGGGGTCTCAACGCTGTGCTCCTGAGCAGAGACAGGTGGTGGCATTAAGTCTTGGATGTTAACATTCTTAATCATCACCTGTGAGGCGTCTATtccacttcagattttttttttagtcatatcACAGCCACAACTCCACCGTTTT from Xiphophorus maculatus strain JP 163 A chromosome 14, X_maculatus-5.0-male, whole genome shotgun sequence includes:
- the ndrg2 gene encoding protein NDRG2 isoform X2, with the protein product MTSEMQEIAITEDKPLLTGQADAAKDVAELAARILLDQGQEHSVETPHGILRVTLHGTRTTRRPAILTCHDVGLDSKSCFSPLFKFDEMQEIVKNFTLIHIDAPGQEEGASAYPPGYQYPSMETVAEMIPAVLQFFNFRTVIGVGVGAGAYILSKFTLTNPDSVEGLVLVNIDTNAKGWMDWAAHKLSSVTSSLTEQILCHLFSQEELSANTDLVQSHRERISKAPNLANIELFWKTYNSRRDLNLDRNYTFKCPVMLVVGDQAPYEDAAVECNSKLDPTSTSFLKMADAGGLPQLTQPAKLTEAFKYFIQGMGYMASSCMTRLSRSRTTSLSSSYSMDGSRSRSRTLSQGSQGGQMPPSPSQTMEVSC
- the ndrg2 gene encoding protein NDRG2 isoform X1 — encoded protein: MTSEMQEIAITEDKPLLTGQADAAKDVAELAARILLDQGQEHSVETPHGILRVTLHGTRTTRRPAILTCHDVGLDSKSCFSPLFKFDEMQEIVKNFTLIHIDAPGQEEGASAYPPGYQYPSMETVAEMIPAVLQFFNFRTVIGVGVGAGAYILSKFTLTNPDSVEGLVLVNIDTNAKGWMDWAAHKLSSVTSSLTEQILCHLFSQEELSANTDLVQSHRERISKAPNLANIELFWKTYNSRRDLNLDRNYTFKCPVMLVVGDQAPYEDAAVSSRSCNFDNPVKNVDFFFSCYSSCVHQVECNSKLDPTSTSFLKMADAGGLPQLTQPAKLTEAFKYFIQGMGYMASSCMTRLSRSRTTSLSSSYSMDGSRSRSRTLSQGSQGGQMPPSPSQTMEVSC